GCTTCAGGCAGTTCCCTTTGACCTCAGGATCCTCATTTGttctgacatgcactgtgaaCAAAGgcgtgtggctttcctaatcaactCCAGTCTAATCAAAGACATCTAAACTCCAATAATGATGCAGAATCGTCTTAAGGACGGTCAGAAGAAATGGAGAGCACCCAAGTTAAATATTGACTCTCACAGAAAAGGGCCTGCATACTTATGGCTGGGTGATATTTCAGTATTTTAATCTTCAAAAAttttaacaattcatttttttctgacataaTGGGGttatgtgtgtacattaatgaggcaAAACGtgaattttaaatgattttagcaaatggctgcatttGAACACAGTGGAAAGATTTAAGGGGGTCTTAATACTTTTCATACACACTGTATCTGCTGGTTTCACAATTTAATTCTAGCACAGAACAGCGTGTGCGCTTTTGTGTGCACGCATGCTTCGACTCACTGAGGATGGGGTACATGAGGAGCACTTTTCTTCTGTAAATATCTGGAGGGAACTTGGCATAGTAAACCTTGGCTTTCTGGGTCTCCTCGTCACTTTGGATGAGGATTTTGCCAATACGAATGGAGCGGCAGCAGTCTCGCAAACCCTGCTCCATGGCCTCACCTGCaccaaaaacatgtcaaacacaaaatgaaaatgtttttccttcacTCCTACAGTATGTTTGACACAAGTAGCCTTTACCTAATAATCCATGACTCTAAATCTATTATCTAAATAGTTAGAGCTCGTGCCGAAGTACTGGAAAGGTGGAATGTCCAAAGTCCCAAAAACAATCTCTTTCATGATGTTGGTTGATTCCCACATTTCTCACAGGGTGAAGTGAATTAATTTGTTCCTATCTTAAATGTCACCACCATAAACCAGGGTGTGTCAGCCTTTTTTAGTGATGAGCCAAGTAACCCTTCCAGAACGGGTACCCGCACCCacttgtttattcatttatttaacctAACCTTTTATTTAATCAGGTAACACAATTGAGAAATTTCTCATTTACAATGCTAACTTGACTGCAGACATGTAGATCATTTTAAACATAAGACTTTGGGAGTCCCACGATGCacatgtgtggggaaaaaattatTCCTTGCATTTTATGTAGTACAGATATGGTAATCCTCCGCATTACATTACACAGcattgtagatttttttataACACTGATATAATGATATTAGAGATAATATAATATGATATAATATTGGAGATAATAATTCCAATACATACTTTTTAACTTTCAATTCTGAAGAATTTTGCATGTCGGAATTGTAATGTAGAACAATGAGTAAaatatctaaaataaaaaaattcatgactttctgtctggaaaaaaattgcgCTTAAATATTTGGCAGATACGTATAGTCCTTCACTCACGAAATAGTCCCAAAAAATGTCTAAAGCCTgccaaatatgaataaataatacaaaataatatcAGACGCCATgggttttaatgttatttttcctTTGAATGTTGTCAtctaatgtactgtataatttcTGATGCctcttgactttttaaaaaaacttctgACTaaataaagaatttaaaaaaaaaaaaaaaaggaaccccCCCAAGCTACTGGACTTGAGTGCTTCACCTTGCCTGAATATTGATAGGGTTTGCTACTGTGGTTATGGTTTGTAAACAGTTAAGTTTCCCATCCGCACATGTGCGTTATGTGGGGGAACACACACAATTCCCAGTACAGATGTTTTAATGATAACGCCACGGTCCAATGAGTTTTGGCTACAGCCCTTAGCTCGCTAACTCGTTAGCTTGCCGGTTTGCGAATGCTTTCCATGAAGTGTCCCAATTGTGTGCATTTACAAAGCACACAAAGTCTTTCTGCCAGCGGGGCCTGCTGAACTGTGAGCAGCACAGCAGGTGTTACCAAACCAATGAAGATTGATTGAGTCCAGAAAAACTCCCATGTCCATTGTATGGAACAATAACTCTCCCTACTCTGCTTCTAAGTGGTTAACACCAAGACCAGAGTCATACTTTTGAGTGGCTGTGAGAGgaagcttttttattttctctctcactctctctcaggCACACACAAAGAGCAGGTCTTAAACCATTTGTCAAAGAACAGATATGCTTCATGCGTCCAGGCTAATTTTTGTGCGTCTCAGGCACACCAAACGAAATCCCTTAGGGGCAAATCAAggaaatttattatttattacacaCGTTTGATTACATATTAATTTGCAActggcagctggtaaagcgttggcctcacaattctgaggacccgggttcgatcccggccccgcctgtgtggagtttgcatgttctccccgtgcctgcgtgggtttcctcccactacccaaaaacatgcaacattaattggacactaaatttcccttaggtgtaactgtgagtgcggctgtttgtatcaatatgacctgcgattggctgggaaccagttcagggtgtaccctgcctcctgcccgttgacagctgggataggcttcagcactccccgcgaccctcatgaggataagtagcaaaaagaaaatggatggatggataatttacaaCTCTCTatgaatcaacttttttttttttctgaaaatgtgggTGTCCCACAAGACTTGTCCTCTTTATGAGAACTTGAATGATGTACTTGGagattacgctatttacatgtaaaatgtgcttctacttacaaaaattaATGTTACCAAACAACTTCCGGAATGGATTACTGTTATTactggcctataaaccgcaagtTTTTTCACATgcattcaaccctgcggtttatgcagtgatgcagctaatttgtggattaggaggcactcaagcagaaaaggtaagagtgagactgttgcaatatatgtgccgaggaagtgacttttaccggtctggccctctGAGCGCTGTACTAGCGTGTTAATGctgtgtcttagtgatttttaccggtatgttattttataatttttttaaccggccctgttaaccccagcgctagcgttagcacggcggcactagcgtcaaactctctgtgtaccatctttctttgtaaatatctcgtgtttcaatgtgggcacttgcagcttttacacagctgcggcgtatgtatgtaccaaatggtatttcctttacaaatgtattgggtgaggcttataaccaggccgggaattacagtagtttCGTAATTAGAGGTACTACTgtattggtggaaaaaaaaaacaattttgtttcatttcaggcATATTTGAAACAGAAAGTAGATAATATTGAATTTCAAAATTTTACCTATTTTGTGGCCTTTTTCCTTACAGACCTTTGCAGTTTCCAAATTATATTGTAAAGGATATAAAGTAGGTATGTTGAGTGTGTTCACTTTCTGTATACATTGTTCGGTGTCTCACCACTCACCACTCCTCATAATGCTGACGCCGCAGTTGCCTCTCTCAAACTTCACTCCATCATATTTATATCCTCAggagaaaatatggcacaagTCAGTTATGAATATAGTTCTGTTGGACAATCCAAGTCAGCTCTTCTTTGAAATGGGATGGATGTTGACTTTGCCAGGATTTCTCACGCCGATTCTCACCTGTTGGTGTGGTTACAGTGCACTCGGAGTAAGGCAGTTGATTCAATCCTTCTTCGACTACAAGTCTAATCTGGAGAACAAAAATATGGGCCGATTAAATCATGGGAAGATAAACACTGTTGGTATCATGGTACTGTATGATCATACCAGTCGGTCAGCACAAAACACGAAATCCCCTCTGCTGGTAGTCCTAGAAACACAAGAAATAAAGTATATATTGGATTTTTccgaacaaaatatttaattagtTGTAGTAGTTATTAACTGCtacaatactgtatttcattaCGAGATTATATTCATGTTCTATGTTCAGGTGTTATGGGCATTTCAGTTTGGAAATTGTAATTAGTGGAGTGGATCACCGTACTGAATCTTGGTCTATATATTTTCCAACTGACACAATCTCACCAAGTGACATTTGATGGGAAATCCATCAAACATAAATTATATGTATTCCAATATCAGGAGCAATATCATTTCAACCGCTAAACTTGATCATAGCCCATTGAGAGCTTTATGAAGGCAGAAATGCTACGTGATGAGAAAAAGGTCACCCCCAACCCAAAGGGTTACTTTTCTGGTATGACTTTAGATGACAAACATCTAAAATAACAtatagttatgttatattaatgtTGGGACGCATTAGAGAGCAGATTTAATTCTGGGTTGATAGCATATATTGGATGATAGatataaattaaaaactgtGATGGTTTCCAGGTATATTTGATTAGGTTAACTCACCTGGTATACTGGTTATTAGTAAGTAGTAAGAGGGGGGAGATAATGTAATAAcataattattatgattaacTGTAGAAATTTGGTGGCTGAGAATGTGAGTTTATAATACTACTACTTCTAATACGATTACTAATAAAAATGGTAATAATGGTGATGGACAGAAATTTGTGCTGCTGAAATGTTTCAGCCAGAATGGAAAGACAGACCTTTGTCACCTAAATAAAATGGCTGAAATATAGTGGTTTATCTTTCTGTATACATTGTTTATTTCCATTCAGGGCGAAAGAAGAGCTGTGAGAGTGACCGAAAGGGTATTGAAGGCTTGACTGGGATTCTTTTATCAAATTGGTGGGGGAGAATGTGAGATTGTACTGCTACTAATAACTCTAATAACAACAAAGCAGTGACTCACTTGTCTCTAATAATAGTCTGTAATTCTCTGATCTGGTCATTGAGTGGAAGCAGTTTGAGTTGGGGTCCCAAGGAGTCCTGGTTTATGGGCTGTCTGCTGCTGGCATCACCTGCCTCAGAAGTCGACAACACAGCTGCCACATTGCCGCTGCTGTTTGTGGCAAAGCGCACTTGCTTCATAGGGTGATCCTGGTTGGTGTTGACATTGCTCATTTGCTGATTGTGGCAAGGCATTCTGAGTGAGGGGGGCCGGTAGTTGTCTAGCAAAGGGGTCAAGGTTGCATGAGCGTTAATCAGCCGTTTGACAAAGACTAAGCGGCCAGACAACGTGTTTTACCTTCCACAGCGGCTCGTGTTTTCGAAAGGAGATTTCCCAAATCAATCCAGCGGTCGCATGGGGCTAAACTATTAGTGTCAAATTTACATACGTTCAAACTAAAAACCGCCTcgtttaaaaagtcaattgagATTAAGGGTAAAATCAAAGTATGTAGCGACCACGCTTCCTTTGCTAGCTTGGACACTAGTGACTGGCGATGACAACAACGGAAATGACGTAGAAGGCGTCCGGGCCACTCACCTCCCCTCGCACTTGCAAACATGGCGCCACCGTTGCTGTCGTTAAAATGCGGCTTACACTTCCATAGACGAAAACTGGCAATTCTCCTGCAAAAGTCGAGCTCGTACCACGTTTGGAGTAAAAGTCAGGGCGAGGACGTCTGGAGGTTCACGACCCAAAGTTCTTACCCGGTAAGTTAAACGAGGACTTGGTGAGTTGGAGAGAACACAGTTCGCTTAATTAGGAAAGAGAACTGTACAAGGACAGAGCTGGAAATAAGTTGTCAGTGTTCTCCTTTGCAACAGTGGAATTAAACTAACGATTGTGGGATTTTTGTTTACCTGTATGCCTGTTATATGCGACTGGAATCATGCAAATCGAACTTCAGTTTGTGTAATGACTGCTAGTACCTACCTTGGAACTCCAGTTCGACGTTTTTAAGTTGCAACATTTGTATCTGCACAACACAACACCGatttaataaaatacttttttttttttttaatttacatcttttgtttgacatttgacaGACACGGTGGGTGGAATAATACtgttcatttctttatttgggCAAATCATATCAGCCTGTCAGGGGTCTTGCATCATGTGTTGGAGACCCACAGAGGAGTCAGTAAATGATAGATAAGCGCGTTTTCCCCCCACCCGAAGGTGCATTGACACTTATTTGCCAATGTTGGCATTGTGGATGAAAGGCATAGCTCCACGGTCAGAGGGAAACTTCAGTGTGAGACATTTGAAAAGTGAAAGTGTATCCACTTTTAGTTTTAGTTTCGAAGTTACACAGTTTCGAAATGATGCCACTGCGTTAAGATTGGCTATTTAAATGCTAAAAACCGGCACAATATACTTGAGAACATAGCAGGATATTTGATTATGCATAAACTGAACATGTAGATGATGTTGAAAGCCGGTAGGtaactttttttgctttttgaagaaaaaaaaaatcattttaacccAAACCAATAATTGAAAAAGCGATAATGCTGATTAAGCCTTTAAGCTCCTCTAATATCTTGgtgtatttttcagtatttgATCTATTATATATCATGTTGAACAGTGACATTCACATGTGCTAGGGTTAGTATGCACTGGAATGACATACAACCGGAATTGACAAACTttacataattgacccctccgtacagggcacttaaccacgcctcctgaagttacgtcaccccacatGTGGTAACCTCAGagaaacaattagcaaaaatggcggcgcaggaagaaaagacaggagcgaaactgtccgatttaccagctaatttctcactcgcattcttagctaacagtgaaatatcgttgaaaagcagacagcagggcttcaagtatttaagcgaggggtatttcaatggtatttacatgcatatctacggagaaaccattgatattagcgcgagatttttccggagtcagaggaagaccgagaagccacataatataatataatatattgtaacccaaagacgaattcgtcattgacagtttcctattttcgtgttacacttgtgtgcagaatctgtatatgtatctgtatagccgtttgtgaattgccgtatgaaggaaaagaaggcgaggcttgatttacgagttgtttctctcgttttctttgtgtaacgtcacgcgctcccctcaataattattcttgaattagtgctgaacttacgtaagtcccgaccgagtaaaacaatcactactttagcgtcctcaaacatccttcgttcagtcttggtgtctcggtgcacgtcgaaggcttttaggactgctagtccagtttagcttagctcaccgccaacaaagagacacgtttgtgcagtcagatcatcgcaagaTATCGcccaacacagatcaagtgtgtcaatcattcacacgtagctatattatgcaagcgaagaactgctcattcatttatatgagacatgtattgaaaatcaaatatagggcttaccttcgtgcataCATATCttttccggttgattttagagggattcagttgatcatacgatcttccacaaagtttgatccatcgaagacatttttcgtactcggtcttctgttccggttgattttagatggattcagttgatcatgcggtcttccacaaagtttgatccatcaaagacatttttcgtactcggtcttcggttttggaaagggtacaaattcaactccaccaactagcctatcaggatacctgtcgtcactattacaaaggccgtgactacacctcttaaccatatctattattaaagaacccaaatacgcgaaaaaacgctaacaaaagctatactggaccatgcaacgttgtctgagggaactgcgggtgcaaaaaagagggtgtggtttatgcagatctctggcctctgattggtctgcgacgcggatgacgcaatttctacggaggggtcaattgggagCTTTGCGCCCCTTGTCTCTCCTTTATAAAATACTAacagcattatttttttgtttctgtaacaGAAACTAATCTTACAATTACAATGTAATCAAAAATTGTTACGGTAAACAAATTtctcaagaagaagaaaatcttTTTAGTGAACTAACTGAACCAAATCTGTTAATGAAATTATTCGTTCCCTTTGCTAGTCCGCCGCGAATGACTCGCTTACTTGCCTGAGAGGGGAAACGGAACTGTTGAAGCATTCTTGACTGTCACTTGTGACAATTTTGCAAATGACTAACGGACAGCCAGCATCCAGGCTAGAGCGTGACCGATTTGCGACTTTCCACCGATGTCGCTCACTTCAGCGAATGGGCAATGAGCAGCCAGTGTCAGCCAGAGGAGGAATCTATGTGAATCTGCTGATTCGTTCACTGAAATGGTGTACTGAGGAACTTAGTGATTCATTTAGGGGAGGGGGTTAAGTTAACTGAGTGATCTGTTCACTAaactggtgtactgaggaactgaagagtgatttGTCTTTTTGATCCCCCAGGCGCTACGTACTAATACTTTTGAGTGATTCGTTTGGCAGAAGAATGATGTACTCCGCACTGAATGTACTCATGAGTGATTTTTAACAGCAAGTCCTGGCATCCACGTGACTAAAACTTTCACTCGCAGCACTTTCTTCAAGCTAACAGCTAATTTTGAGTCAGCCAAGCACATAAAAACATATTCaagccttttttaaatttagtattcatattattaatattaatgataATAAATAAGAGTGGTgtgtgtgacccttgtgaggacaagcagctcagaaaatggatggatggcatgaaCAAATGGGGCTGCCACTCTTGCACTCTTTTCATGCTAATTCTCCTCGTCTACTGTTTATTCAGTTATCCAGGTTTTTATTAGCCTGCGCACAAACTCTAGCAAGATTTTATTCTATGGTGGTAGTCAATGGGATCTAACACTATAAGAATACATTGTTAACATTTTCcgttaccctttttttttttcactacattCCCTCCctttctcctgcaatgtactTTAAGTGACAAACATTATAGTCTTTTTGTCACATTAAAAACAGAATGAAACTGCAAGTTGAACACCCACGGTAGGGAAGGTGCTATACAACGTTATTAGCAGTTAATGTACATCTCCTATATGTTTCAGCTGAGTACCCTGCCACACTCCCGAAGAAGTGTATGGGCTGCAAACATAACTGAAAAGAGTCGTCGGATTTTGGAGGCAGCAGATGTAAGTAGAGATGAGAAGTACCACCAGATCAAAGTGCTTTAAAAGTATGAGATTAATACACATTCTAATGCCAAATATTTCACAGCATTTACAGGCAACGGACAAACGAACATGCTGGCACGGGAATGCAGGAGGAGGTCTCAGTGCAGACCCCAAAAATGTGGtgagaatttttgttttcaattgtttATGAAAACAATTCACAGTGGGACTTGGAATAATGGGACGCATGGCATATGCCAAACAAACACAATTCCTAATATGCAGTGAACCCTTGTTGTTTGTGGGGACGATTGGCAAAGCCCTGCTGCAAGTATTGGAGGCCTCCCCAAAGATTGTAATTTTCTCTAAAAACAGTTTAAGTCCTAAATATaccatcaaataaataaatcatctttGAACACTTCCCTGACAATTTTAGGTCTTACAGTTGATTTGTAATTTGACAAAAAGCATCTGAAGTTTGAAGTTGGAAACTAaattgaaggtaaaaaaaatatataatcttgaaataattttaatgtgTTCTTGCAtccatggtgtgtgtgtgtgtgtgtgtgtgtgtgcgtgtgtgtgcgtgtgcgtgtgcgcgtgcgtgtgtgttccaCACTCAGCTGGCAGATCATGAGGAAAATACGTTCATGTTCTTAAAAACACTGTGACCCTAAAATATCTGTCTGTCACTCGCTCTATCTTCCCCTCACTCTCTCTATATCTCTATCTCTGTCTTTCTCTATGTCTCTCTCT
The sequence above is drawn from the Syngnathoides biaculeatus isolate LvHL_M chromosome 11, ASM1980259v1, whole genome shotgun sequence genome and encodes:
- the uprt gene encoding uracil phosphoribosyltransferase homolog produces the protein MPCHNQQMSNVNTNQDHPMKQVRFATNSSGNVAAVLSTSEAGDASSRQPINQDSLGPQLKLLPLNDQIRELQTIIRDKTTSRGDFVFCADRLIRLVVEEGLNQLPYSECTVTTPTGYKYDGVKFERGNCGVSIMRSGEAMEQGLRDCCRSIRIGKILIQSDEETQKAKVYYAKFPPDIYRRKVLLMYPILSTGNTVIEAVKVLIEHGVQPKHIILLSLFSTPHGAKSIIQEFPDITILATEVHPVAPTHFGQRYFGTD